The proteins below come from a single Burkholderia humptydooensis genomic window:
- a CDS encoding long-chain fatty acid--CoA ligase — MDKIWLKSYPPGVPAEIDASQYSSVPDLLEESFGLYRDRQAFICMGKAITYGELDTLSRKLGAWLQSRGLPRGARVAIMMPNVLQYPVTIAAVLRAGYTVVNVNPLYTPRELEHQLKDSGAEAIVILENFATTLQSVIAKTSVKHVVVAAMGDLLGLKGILVNYVVRRVKKMVPAWSLPSYTRFNAALAAGGRQTLKPAKPAPDDVAFLQYTGGTTGVAKGATLLHRNIVSNVLQAQAWHEPAYSKRPEVKQFITVIALPLYHVFALTVCGLLTLRTGGTGILIPNPRDIAGMIKELKGYPIITIPAVNTLYNALLNHPDFDQLDFSKLAVANGGGMAIQESVAKRWYDKTKTPIVEGYGLSETSPVATCNPVTATDYSGTIGLPLPSTEIAIRDDAGDDVPLGQPGEICIRGPQVMAGYWNRPDETEKVMMPDGFFKTGDVGVMDARGYVKIVDRKKDMILVSGFNVYPNEVEDVVASHPGVFEVAAVGVPDEHSGEAVKLFVVRKDPALTDKDLIAYCKDRLTGYKRPKYVEFRADLPKTNVGKILRRELRNGKA, encoded by the coding sequence ATGGATAAAATTTGGCTGAAATCGTACCCGCCCGGTGTCCCGGCTGAAATCGACGCGTCCCAGTATTCGTCCGTTCCCGATCTGCTCGAAGAGAGCTTCGGCCTTTATCGGGATCGGCAGGCGTTCATCTGCATGGGCAAGGCGATCACTTACGGCGAACTGGACACGCTCTCGCGCAAGCTCGGCGCGTGGCTGCAGTCCCGCGGCCTGCCGCGCGGCGCGCGGGTTGCGATCATGATGCCGAACGTGCTTCAGTATCCGGTGACGATCGCCGCCGTGCTGCGCGCGGGCTACACGGTCGTCAACGTCAATCCGCTCTACACGCCGCGCGAGCTCGAGCATCAACTGAAGGACAGCGGCGCCGAGGCGATCGTGATCCTCGAGAATTTCGCGACGACGCTGCAGTCGGTGATCGCGAAGACGTCGGTCAAGCATGTCGTCGTCGCCGCGATGGGCGATCTGCTCGGCCTGAAGGGCATCCTCGTCAACTACGTCGTGCGTCGCGTGAAGAAGATGGTGCCGGCGTGGAGCCTGCCTTCGTACACGCGCTTCAACGCGGCGCTCGCTGCGGGCGGCCGGCAGACGCTCAAGCCGGCAAAGCCCGCGCCCGACGATGTCGCCTTCCTCCAGTACACGGGCGGCACGACGGGCGTCGCGAAGGGCGCGACGCTGCTTCATCGCAACATCGTGTCGAACGTGCTTCAGGCGCAGGCCTGGCACGAGCCGGCGTACTCGAAGCGCCCGGAAGTGAAGCAGTTCATCACCGTGATCGCGTTGCCGCTCTACCACGTGTTCGCGTTGACCGTCTGCGGGCTGCTGACGCTGCGCACGGGCGGCACGGGGATCCTGATTCCGAATCCGCGCGACATCGCCGGCATGATCAAGGAGCTGAAGGGCTACCCGATCATCACGATTCCGGCCGTCAACACGCTCTACAACGCGCTGCTCAACCATCCGGACTTCGATCAGCTCGACTTCTCGAAGCTCGCGGTCGCGAACGGCGGCGGGATGGCGATCCAGGAAAGCGTCGCGAAGCGCTGGTACGACAAGACGAAGACGCCGATCGTCGAGGGCTACGGCTTGTCGGAGACGTCGCCCGTCGCCACTTGCAATCCGGTCACGGCGACCGACTATAGCGGCACGATCGGCCTGCCGCTGCCGTCGACCGAGATCGCGATCCGCGACGACGCGGGCGACGACGTGCCGCTCGGCCAGCCGGGCGAGATCTGCATTCGCGGCCCGCAGGTGATGGCGGGCTACTGGAACCGCCCGGACGAAACCGAGAAGGTCATGATGCCGGACGGCTTCTTCAAGACGGGTGACGTCGGTGTGATGGACGCGCGCGGCTACGTGAAAATCGTCGACCGGAAGAAGGACATGATTCTCGTGTCGGGCTTCAACGTCTACCCGAACGAGGTCGAGGATGTCGTCGCCTCGCACCCGGGCGTGTTCGAAGTCGCGGCGGTTGGCGTGCCCGACGAGCATTCGGGCGAGGCGGTGAAGCTCTTCGTCGTCAGGAAGGACCCGGCGCTCACCGACAAGGACCTGATCGCGTACTGCAAGGACCGGCTCACCGGCTACAAGCGGCCGAAGTACGTCGAATTCCGCGCCGATCTGCCGAAGACCAACGTCGGCAAGATATTGCGGCGCGAGTTGCGCAACGGCAAGGCGTAA